The genomic interval GCATGTCTATCTCATTGACAGATGACAAAATCTCAATATCGTTTAATCATAGAAATCAATATTATTGGCCTCTTGGTTCTCTGTATCCTCTTCCTTGGACATTGTTATAGTCTCTATTTCTTGTATTACCTCTTCTATCTGCTTCTTCTCCTCGTCGCTGATAGTCTCACTAAAATCAGTATCCAGAGACTCTCCAGCAATCAGAGCCTTAATCATCTCTATATAAGAAAATTGAATCTCAGCTGTTCCCTTAAACATGGTCACAGCCACATCACCTGCGTCGTTTTTTTTGAATACTAATTGCATATCTCTTAATTGAATTTTTTCAAGTTATATTTCTTAACACGTTTCTTTATCGATGCTTTCCCTCCATCGGTCTGGTCGGCTATAAGGTCAAGCACCTTCTCTCCGCCAATCTCACCCTCCAGCGAAGAAGATCGTATGGTAATCTTCTTGCCGTCATTCTTGCAGAGCACAATGGTTTGCGCATCAGCCATCATAGGGATGGTGGCGTTATGGCTCACCAGAATCACTTGCTTCTTATACTTTACCTTCTTGATGGTCTGAACCAACGCCTCGTTAATGTACTTCACCGCCAAGTTATCCTCAGGCTGGTCAATAATGATGGGGGAATTGCCCGCATCATAACCTAATATTAAGTCCAGCAGAATGGCACTCTTCCAACCTGGACTCATCTCGTAGAAGTTTCTGTCATCCGAAGAGACAATTTTATACGATGTATGGTCGTTTTTGCGCAGGTATTCGTAAATCAGGTCACCCAATTCTCTGAAGCTACTCACCTTTGGACGCAGTTTGAACTTCGATGAGAACAAGTTGTCTGGCACCACGTCGTTCATATTTCTGAAAGTGGAATTTAAATACTTGTTCAGTACTTCTATCAGAACCCCTTCATTGAACTTGAATGTGTTCTCTATATACAATGTATGACCAGTGGCCTTCACCTCCTTAGTGGTGAACGCCTTGTCTATCTCGGTTAGTTTCTGCTTTTGCTCCGCAAAGCGGCGGCTGTAGTTCACATAGTCCCGTAGGTGCTTCATCAAATTTTGTCGGTTCTTGATATTGCTCTGGTTCTGTCCCTGTCTTTCCTGTAACTCATTGTCCTTCTCCTCTTTATGTTCAGTGAGCAGTTCATTGACTTTGTCAAACAACATAGAACTTTCCCTAGCCTTTATCAGTTCTCTCAGAATCAGCTCTATCTCCTTGCTGATATTGCAAGTGAAAGGATTATCATTCACCCGCTTCTCCAATTCTTCCAGCATTTCCACATCAGCCTCGTAATCCTCCGCCGAATAGTCGCATTTCGTTCTCTCTTCGGGTTTGGGCAGCAACGGCAGGAAGATGTTGCCCTCTATCTTGCCCTTCGTAATCAGTTTGCCTGGATGCGGAATGTCTTTCAGCCAACGTTCAATCTTCTCAATGTTATCCACGCACAGCAGCATCTCGTCTACAATGCATTTCAGGTCTGCGAGCGTCTTGCTGATCTGACGTTTCACAGTGTCATCGCTGGGGAATGCCTTTTTCAGGATGGGTATCTCGTCAATCGAGGCCTCGTCATTCCTGTTCACTAGGTCTGCTATGAAATTTTGGTGGATATAATAGGGATGAATCTCCGAGGGGTTTTTCACGTCAATATGCTCCACCCCAAACTTCTTGTATTCTGAATTCATCAAATCTTTCTCAAAGAACTTGTTCACCGAGTCCACAAACAGCGTCTTGCCCGACGATGAACCGCCAATCACTACATTCAGACCCTCGCTCAGCATCACGTCTATGTCAATCAGTTCGTTTTGAAGTTTCACCCGTCCAATGTGCTCGCACTGTATGTGAGGTTTATCTTTTTGGTAGAAAAGGCGCGAATTCTCCGACAGCGACAACCTTACGCCATCGTAGGTGGGTTCCGCCATCATCCATGTGGGTACAAACGGTGAAGCCTCCGTTGATTTCGGTTCAGGATAATTACTAGGCACATAGTTGTCAGAGCAGGTAAGCAAGTTCACAAACTCCGCTATGCCAAGCTTTTGAAAATAAGCTCGCGTGGTATCCAGTCCTTTGTCCTCACGTGCCGTGAATCCGTCAAACTGGTTGTAGTAGATGCTACGGCTAATTGCATTGTCCACCTTCTCATCGTCATGCAGAGAGTAGTTAAACTGTCCGTGTTGCTGACCTGCGTGTGGCAAAAGCATAAACTCAAAAGGGTCGAAGGCATTAATTACCTTTTGTATGTCGGGAATTGATTGGTCTGTTCTGCAGGGCAGCTTGTTCTCATATAGTTTGTCCAAAATATCGTTCAGTGTATCAATGTTCTCCCTCGTAACATCCAAGTTGAAATAGATATGGCAGTGGAAGGCCTCTACGTCGTCGTGGTTCTTTATGTGCAGTTCTGCTCCCAACAACAGGTTCACCCCGACTGCTTTGGCAGCCAGATATACATCCCTGTTTATGGTGTTATGGTCAGTAAAGCTAATCAGGAATGGCTCGTCGCCGTTATACTCCTTGATTTTCCTTACCAACGTCACAATATCATAGTCTGTAGTGCGGTTGTTCGCGTCGGGATAGGTGTGGATATGTAAATCAATATATACTGGCTGCATAGTCTTCGCCTCCTTTCGCTATTCGTTACAACCTTTAAATTCATCTTCAAAGTAAGGGATGGCCCTATACTTCATAACTTCCAGAAAATAAGATCAACAAATCTTTAATCGATTAAGTCTTTTTGCATTAAAAATATGAAATATGAGAAATAATTTGTAACAGTTGATGGATTTTCATGAGCGTATACTACAGCTGTGTTTAGGAGGTTTGAATTGTGTATCCATCGTATTTCCCGATTACGCTTTCTACCGTTTCCGTTCATTCAGCGGATTATCCAGTTCCGTTTGCAGACGAGCGAGTTCATCGCCCAGATTATCTGCGATCTGTACGGTCGAGATCATTGTGTCGCGGATATCCCGAAGTAGTCGGATACCGACAAAAACAAACACCCGGCGTATGTCGCTTTTATGTGTCGATTGGAATTTACCGGGAATTTAATCTCACACAAAAGTTGGTAATGACACTATTTTTATGCATATTTGCAGTGTAACTTCAAAATCGCATAAAGAATATGAAGGATCAATATATTTACAGATCGATATCCGATGAGGTTAAAGAGGCATTCCGCTATTTCTCCGTCATTACGATCACCGGACCGCGTCAGTCGGGCAAGACAACCTTGATCCGTAACTTGTTTCCACAGTTACAGTATTATTCGCTGGAAAACCTCGACGTGCGGAATTTTGCCGAGAATGATCCTGTCGCTTTTCTGAACCAGCATGTCGAAGGAATGATTCTCGATGAGGTGCATAACGCGCCTAACCTGCTGTCCTATATTCAAGGTATGGTGGACGAAGATCCCACCCGGCGGTTTATTCTTTCAGGCAGTTCGCAGTTCGCCATGCTGAAGAAGGTTTCGCAGTCGCTGGCCGGGCGTACGGCCGTTTTCGAGTTGCTACCGCTGGCCTATTCCGAGATACATGAGCAGGCCGCCGAAAAAACGCTTGATGAATTGTTGTTCGACGGATTTTATCCGGCGATTTATGCCGGGCGGAATATTCCGAAATACCTTTATCCGGCGTATGTAAAAACATATCTCGACAAAGACGTGCGCGATCTGCTGCAAATTAAGGACATGATGCAGTTCCATACGTTTATCCGGCTTTGTGCCGGGCGTATCGGTTCGTTGTTCAAGGC from Alistipes ihumii AP11 carries:
- a CDS encoding ATP-binding protein → MKDQYIYRSISDEVKEAFRYFSVITITGPRQSGKTTLIRNLFPQLQYYSLENLDVRNFAENDPVAFLNQHVEGMILDEVHNAPNLLSYIQGMVDEDPTRRFILSGSSQFAMLKKVSQSLAGRTAVFELLPLAYSEIHEQAAEKTLDELLFDGFYPAIYAGRNIPKYLYPAYVKTYLDKDVRDLLQIKDMMQFHTFIRLCAGRIGSLFKASELASEVGVSSNTIAAWLSVLQASYIVVLLPPYFENTRKRLTKTPKLYFTDTGLACSLLGIESPVQLARDKMRGALFENFVTMEALKQRYNQGKESNLYFYRDSNQNEIDLLLRKQTGLYGIEIKSAMTYHTEFEKALKQMNKWIKEPVAGKAVIYAGTLENSAGEINLLNYSHMDTVLE